One genomic region from Pseudoduganella lutea encodes:
- a CDS encoding PadR family transcriptional regulator, with amino-acid sequence MFHKFRHHGPRSHEHAHHRGGHGGPAGAQGARGPRMFDAGAMRYVVLQLIAEKPRHGYEIIKELEGRVGGGYAPSPGAIYPLMAMLYDMGHVSISSEGNKKLHSITPEGQAFLDENRQMVDALMARLSEPGSGGRDNLRSVMHELKHVVIEKGRDPAAPSARGEQIAAILRRAAEEIRQLA; translated from the coding sequence ATGTTCCACAAGTTCCGACACCATGGCCCGCGCTCGCACGAGCATGCTCATCACCGCGGCGGCCACGGCGGCCCGGCTGGCGCGCAGGGGGCGAGGGGGCCGCGCATGTTCGATGCGGGTGCCATGCGCTATGTCGTGCTGCAACTGATCGCGGAAAAGCCGCGCCATGGCTATGAGATCATCAAGGAGCTGGAAGGGCGCGTGGGTGGCGGCTATGCACCGAGCCCGGGCGCGATCTATCCACTGATGGCCATGCTGTACGACATGGGCCACGTGTCGATCAGCAGCGAAGGCAACAAGAAGCTGCATTCGATCACGCCGGAAGGGCAGGCGTTCCTGGACGAGAACCGGCAGATGGTCGATGCGTTGATGGCGCGGCTGTCCGAGCCCGGCAGTGGGGGGCGCGACAACCTGCGTTCGGTGATGCACGAGCTGAAGCACGTCGTCATCGAGAAGGGCCGCGATCCCGCCGCACCGTCGGCCAGGGGCGAGCAGATCGCGGCGATCCTGCGCCGCGCCGCGGAAGAGATCCGGCAGCTGGCGTAA
- a CDS encoding MFS transporter, with protein sequence MTTSLTPARERLVLWLLALTQFTVIMDFMVMMPLAPQLMTAFAISPAQFSGAVSTYAWCAGLSGLLAATYIDRFDRKRMLLAVFLLFNVSNLACALAPNFHVLVLSRAFAGLTGGVLGAIGMAIIGDLIAPQRRGYATGIVMTSFSMAAILGVPLGVGLAARFGWQSPFYLLVVFSMAIWCLAAFVLPSLPAQLDRKTPLARAVPDLVALFRVPEHLRAFLLTFVTMLNGMLVIPFISPVLVGNLGVRPGDITWIYMAGGVAAFFSSRFVGTWSDRAGRHKVFRLFVLFSIVPILAVTHLPQLPLLALVCLFPFFMVTMNGRNVPLQALMTTVPDPRQRGAFLSANAAVQQVGTGLGALLGGLWLRTDAAGHISGYGLNGWLAAGLSLFTWWWVAKVQEVPAPAALRSPA encoded by the coding sequence ATGACAACATCCCTGACTCCCGCACGCGAACGGCTCGTGCTGTGGCTGCTGGCGCTGACCCAATTCACCGTGATCATGGATTTCATGGTGATGATGCCGCTGGCGCCGCAGCTGATGACGGCGTTCGCGATCAGCCCGGCACAGTTTTCCGGCGCCGTGTCCACGTATGCATGGTGCGCCGGCCTGTCCGGCCTGCTGGCCGCCACGTACATCGACCGCTTCGACCGCAAGCGCATGCTGCTCGCGGTATTCCTGCTGTTCAACGTGTCGAACCTGGCGTGCGCGCTGGCGCCGAACTTCCACGTGCTGGTGCTGTCGCGCGCATTTGCCGGCTTGACCGGCGGCGTGCTGGGCGCGATCGGCATGGCGATCATTGGCGATCTCATCGCGCCGCAGCGGCGTGGCTATGCGACCGGCATCGTGATGACGTCGTTCTCGATGGCGGCGATCCTCGGCGTGCCGCTGGGCGTTGGCCTGGCCGCGCGCTTCGGCTGGCAGTCGCCGTTCTACCTGCTGGTGGTGTTCTCGATGGCGATCTGGTGTCTCGCCGCGTTCGTGTTGCCGTCGCTGCCGGCGCAGCTGGACCGGAAGACACCGCTGGCCCGGGCGGTGCCCGACCTGGTGGCGCTGTTCCGCGTGCCGGAACACCTGCGGGCCTTCCTGCTGACGTTCGTGACGATGTTGAACGGCATGCTGGTGATCCCCTTCATTTCGCCGGTCCTGGTGGGCAACCTGGGCGTGCGTCCCGGCGACATCACGTGGATCTACATGGCGGGTGGCGTTGCGGCGTTCTTCAGCTCGCGCTTCGTCGGGACATGGTCCGACCGCGCCGGCCGGCACAAGGTATTCCGCCTGTTCGTGCTGTTCTCCATCGTGCCGATCCTGGCGGTGACGCACCTGCCCCAGCTGCCGCTGCTTGCGCTGGTCTGCCTGTTTCCGTTCTTCATGGTGACGATGAATGGCCGCAACGTGCCGCTGCAGGCCCTGATGACGACGGTACCCGATCCGCGGCAGCGTGGCGCCTTCCTCAGCGCGAACGCGGCCGTGCAGCAGGTCGGCACCGGCCTCGGGGCATTGCTGGGCGGGCTGTGGCTGCGCACGGACGCGGCGGGCCACATCAGCGGCTACGGCCTGAATGGCTGGCTCGCCGCCGGGCTGTCGCTGTTCACGTGGTGGTGGGTGGCCAAGGTGCAGGAAGTGCCGGCACCCGCGGCGCTCAGGAGCCCTGCCTGA
- a CDS encoding glutathione S-transferase family protein yields the protein MYKLFYSPGAASLAVHAAIHESGAAHELVNVDLNVPRTDDYLRLNPQGTVPTLVIDGLAHRESAALLILLAERHPEANLAPAPGTPGRAEWLQWTVALATSLGGPFRLWFYPRDLGLEAHDENSRAPVRRTLEAGFERIASHLQAHGPYLLGERFSIADYQLCMYMRWSRAMPKPATEWPELDRLARLVSARPAWRNAVAMEGLRGWHLDSAEPVQ from the coding sequence ATGTACAAACTGTTCTATTCCCCCGGCGCGGCCAGCCTGGCCGTGCACGCCGCGATCCATGAAAGCGGCGCGGCACACGAGCTCGTCAACGTCGATCTGAACGTGCCGCGTACCGACGACTACCTGCGCCTGAATCCGCAAGGCACCGTTCCCACGCTGGTCATCGATGGCCTGGCGCACCGCGAGTCGGCGGCCCTGCTGATCCTGCTGGCCGAACGCCACCCCGAAGCGAACCTCGCGCCGGCACCGGGAACGCCCGGCCGGGCCGAATGGCTGCAATGGACGGTGGCACTGGCCACGTCGCTGGGCGGCCCGTTCCGGCTATGGTTCTATCCGCGCGACCTGGGCCTGGAAGCGCATGACGAAAACAGCCGCGCGCCGGTCCGCCGCACGCTCGAGGCGGGCTTCGAGCGCATTGCCTCGCACCTGCAGGCGCACGGTCCCTACCTGCTGGGCGAGCGCTTCAGCATCGCCGACTACCAGCTGTGCATGTACATGCGCTGGTCGCGCGCGATGCCCAAACCCGCTACCGAATGGCCGGAACTCGACCGCCTGGCGCGGCTGGTCAGCGCACGGCCGGCCTGGCGCAACGCGGTGGCGATGGAAGGCCTGCGTGGCTGGCATCTCGATAGCGCTGAACCAGTACAATGA
- a CDS encoding thiamine pyrophosphate-requiring protein, protein MADTVGDFLLQRLGEWGVRRVYGYPGDGINGIMGAFGRQEQIEFIQVRHEEMAAFMATAHAKFTGEVGVCLATSGPGAVHLLNGLYDAKLDHQGVVAIVGQQKRMSMGSDYQQEVDLQTLFKDVAHEYVHMATDPAQVRHLIDRAFRIAKEERAVTCLIFPNDVQELEAVPKPPREHGTVVSGIGALTRSHVPPLDALQQAARILNEGKKVAILAGAGALHATDELIEVAEILGAGIAKALLGKAAVPDDLPFVTGTIGLLGTKPSHDMMNDCDTLLMVGSNFPYSEHLPKEGQARGVQIDIDARRASVRYPMEFNLIGDSRETLRALIPLLQRKADRQWQDDIRANVERWWRVLEGRAMNDANPINPQRVFWELSPRLPDNCIVVGDSGSATNWYARDVKIRRGMMTSVSGGLSTMGCAVPYAIAAKFAHPDRHVIALVGDGAMQMNGINGLITIAKYWQRWGNGKLVVMVLNNQDLNLVTWEERVMGANPKFEASQVMPDFPYAQYAELVGLKGIRIDSADAVAAGWEAALASDRPCVLEMVTDPNVPPLPPDVPAKQAAAYFKALLKGDPDALATVRASIKETWESWFPPKKDT, encoded by the coding sequence ATGGCAGATACGGTAGGCGACTTCTTGCTGCAACGGCTGGGCGAATGGGGCGTGCGCCGCGTGTACGGCTACCCCGGCGATGGCATCAACGGCATCATGGGCGCTTTCGGGCGGCAGGAGCAGATCGAATTCATCCAGGTGCGCCACGAGGAGATGGCCGCCTTCATGGCCACCGCGCACGCGAAATTCACGGGTGAGGTGGGCGTCTGTCTCGCCACCTCCGGCCCTGGCGCGGTGCATCTGCTCAACGGCCTGTATGACGCCAAGCTCGATCACCAGGGCGTGGTGGCGATCGTGGGCCAGCAGAAGCGCATGTCGATGGGCAGCGACTACCAGCAGGAAGTCGACCTGCAGACGCTGTTCAAGGACGTGGCGCACGAATACGTGCACATGGCCACCGATCCGGCCCAGGTGCGCCACCTGATCGACCGCGCCTTCCGCATCGCCAAGGAAGAACGCGCCGTCACGTGCCTCATCTTTCCGAACGACGTGCAGGAACTCGAAGCGGTACCGAAGCCGCCGCGCGAGCATGGCACCGTGGTGTCCGGCATCGGCGCGCTCACGCGCAGCCACGTGCCGCCGCTCGATGCCTTGCAGCAGGCCGCGCGCATCCTCAATGAAGGAAAGAAGGTCGCGATCCTCGCGGGTGCCGGCGCCCTGCACGCGACCGATGAACTGATCGAAGTGGCCGAGATCCTCGGTGCCGGCATCGCCAAGGCGCTGCTGGGCAAGGCGGCGGTGCCGGACGACCTGCCGTTCGTCACCGGCACCATCGGCCTGCTCGGCACCAAGCCCAGCCACGACATGATGAACGACTGCGACACGCTGCTGATGGTGGGCTCGAACTTCCCGTACAGCGAGCACCTGCCGAAGGAAGGCCAGGCACGCGGCGTGCAGATCGACATCGATGCGCGCCGCGCCAGCGTGCGCTACCCGATGGAATTCAACCTGATCGGCGATTCGCGCGAAACCCTGCGCGCACTGATTCCCCTCCTGCAGCGCAAGGCCGACCGGCAATGGCAGGACGATATCCGCGCCAACGTGGAGCGCTGGTGGCGGGTGCTCGAAGGCCGCGCCATGAACGACGCCAACCCGATCAATCCGCAGCGGGTGTTCTGGGAACTGTCACCGCGGCTGCCGGACAACTGCATCGTCGTCGGCGATTCCGGCTCGGCCACCAACTGGTATGCGCGCGACGTCAAGATACGGCGCGGCATGATGACGAGCGTATCGGGCGGCCTGTCCACGATGGGTTGCGCGGTGCCCTATGCGATCGCCGCCAAGTTCGCGCATCCCGATCGCCACGTGATCGCGCTGGTGGGCGATGGCGCGATGCAGATGAACGGCATCAATGGCCTGATCACCATCGCCAAGTACTGGCAGCGCTGGGGCAACGGCAAACTCGTCGTCATGGTACTCAACAACCAGGACCTGAACCTCGTCACCTGGGAAGAGCGCGTGATGGGCGCCAACCCCAAGTTCGAAGCCTCGCAGGTGATGCCGGACTTCCCTTACGCGCAATATGCGGAACTGGTGGGCCTGAAAGGCATCCGGATCGACAGCGCGGACGCGGTGGCCGCCGGCTGGGAAGCGGCGCTGGCGTCGGATCGCCCCTGTGTGCTGGAGATGGTGACGGATCCGAACGTGCCGCCGCTGCCGCCCGACGTGCCGGCCAAGCAGGCCGCCGCCTACTTCAAGGCGCTGCTCAAGGGCGACCCGGACGCGCTGGCCACCGTTCGCGCCAGCATCAAGGAAACCTGGGAATCCTGGTTCCCGCCCAAGAAGGATACGTGA
- the groL gene encoding chaperonin GroEL (60 kDa chaperone family; promotes refolding of misfolded polypeptides especially under stressful conditions; forms two stacked rings of heptamers to form a barrel-shaped 14mer; ends can be capped by GroES; misfolded proteins enter the barrel where they are refolded when GroES binds), which yields MAAKEVIFGDAARAKMVEGINILANAVKVTLGPKGRNVVLERSFGAPTVTKDGVSVAKEIELKDKLQNMGAQMVKEVASKTSDNAGDGTTTATVLAQAIVREGMKFVAAGMNPMDLKRGIDKAVAATVEELTKIAKPCTTSKEIAQVGAISANSDYSIGERIAEAMEKVGKEGVITVEDGKSLNDELDIVEGMQFDRGYLSPYFINNQEKQVAVLENPFVLLFDKKISNIRDLLPVLEQVAKAGRPLLIIAEDIEGEALATLVVNNIRGILKTCAVKAPGFGDRRKAMLEDIAVLTGGQVVAEEVGLTLEKVTLAELGQAKRIEVGKENTIVIDGAGEAAGIEGRVRQIRAQIEEATSDYDREKLQERVAKLAGGVAVIKVGAATEVEMKEKKARVEDALHATRAAVEEGIVPGGGVALLRARAALTVKGDNPDQEAGIKIVLRAMEEPLRMIVQNAGEESSVVVNAVLGGTGNYGYNAANGTYGDMVEMGVLDPAKVTRSALQNAASIAGLMLTTDCMVAEVVEDKPAGGMGGMGGMGGMGGMDGMM from the coding sequence ATGGCAGCTAAAGAAGTGATTTTCGGCGACGCAGCGCGCGCCAAAATGGTTGAAGGCATCAACATCCTGGCCAACGCGGTCAAGGTCACCCTGGGCCCGAAAGGCCGAAACGTGGTGCTGGAGCGCTCGTTCGGCGCCCCGACCGTGACCAAGGACGGTGTCTCGGTCGCCAAGGAAATCGAACTGAAGGACAAGCTGCAGAACATGGGCGCGCAGATGGTGAAGGAAGTCGCATCCAAGACTTCCGACAACGCCGGCGACGGCACCACCACCGCGACCGTGCTGGCACAAGCCATCGTGCGCGAAGGCATGAAGTTCGTTGCCGCCGGCATGAACCCGATGGACCTGAAGCGCGGTATCGACAAGGCCGTGGCCGCCACCGTCGAAGAACTGACGAAGATCGCCAAGCCATGCACCACGTCGAAGGAAATCGCCCAGGTTGGCGCGATCTCTGCGAACTCGGACTACTCGATCGGCGAGCGCATCGCTGAAGCGATGGAAAAAGTGGGCAAGGAAGGCGTCATCACCGTGGAAGACGGCAAGTCGCTGAACGACGAGCTGGACATCGTGGAAGGCATGCAGTTCGACCGCGGCTACCTGTCCCCTTACTTCATCAACAACCAGGAAAAGCAGGTCGCTGTCCTGGAAAACCCGTTCGTCCTGCTGTTCGACAAGAAGATCTCGAACATCCGCGACCTGCTGCCGGTACTGGAGCAAGTGGCGAAAGCCGGCCGTCCGCTGCTGATCATCGCCGAAGACATCGAAGGCGAAGCGCTGGCGACCCTGGTGGTCAACAACATCCGCGGCATCCTGAAGACCTGCGCAGTGAAGGCTCCTGGCTTCGGCGACCGCCGCAAGGCCATGCTGGAAGACATCGCCGTGCTGACCGGCGGCCAGGTGGTGGCTGAAGAAGTCGGCCTGACGCTGGAAAAAGTCACGCTGGCAGAACTGGGCCAGGCCAAGCGCATCGAGGTGGGCAAGGAAAACACGATCGTCATCGACGGCGCCGGCGAAGCCGCTGGCATCGAAGGTCGCGTTCGCCAGATCCGCGCACAGATCGAGGAAGCCACCTCGGACTACGACCGTGAAAAACTGCAAGAGCGCGTGGCCAAGCTGGCCGGCGGCGTTGCCGTGATCAAGGTTGGCGCTGCCACCGAAGTCGAAATGAAGGAAAAGAAAGCCCGCGTGGAAGATGCACTGCACGCCACCCGCGCTGCCGTGGAAGAAGGCATCGTTCCTGGCGGCGGCGTGGCCCTGCTGCGTGCCCGCGCTGCGTTGACCGTGAAGGGCGACAACCCTGACCAGGAAGCCGGCATCAAGATCGTGCTGCGCGCGATGGAAGAGCCGCTGCGCATGATCGTGCAGAACGCCGGCGAAGAATCGTCGGTGGTCGTCAACGCCGTCCTGGGCGGTACCGGCAACTACGGCTACAACGCCGCCAACGGCACCTACGGCGACATGGTCGAAATGGGCGTGCTGGATCCGGCCAAGGTGACCCGTTCGGCACTGCAGAACGCCGCATCGATCGCCGGCCTGATGCTGACGACCGACTGCATGGTGGCTGAAGTGGTGGAAGACAAGCCAGCCGGCGGCATGGGTGGCATGGGCGGTATGGGTGGCATGGGCGGCATGGACGGCATGATGTAA
- the groES gene encoding co-chaperone GroES encodes MNLRPLHDRVIVKRLDQETKTASGLIIPDAAAEKPDQGEVLAVGNGKVADNGTLRALEVKVGDRVLFGKYSGQAVKVDGEELLVMREEDILAIVNK; translated from the coding sequence ATGAACCTTCGCCCCTTGCACGATCGCGTCATCGTCAAACGCCTGGACCAGGAAACCAAGACCGCATCCGGTCTGATCATCCCTGATGCCGCCGCCGAAAAGCCGGACCAGGGTGAAGTACTGGCAGTGGGCAACGGCAAGGTTGCCGACAATGGCACGCTGCGCGCACTGGAAGTCAAAGTTGGCGATCGCGTTCTGTTCGGCAAATACTCGGGCCAAGCTGTCAAGGTTGACGGCGAAGAGCTGCTGGTGATGCGCGAAGAAGACATCCTGGCCATCGTCAACAAGTAA
- a CDS encoding cell division protein ZapA, with the protein MSNVDVIILGSSYRLVCKEGEERALREAAALLDKKMTAIRDTGKVKGNDRIAVMAALSMAAEFLTAKAPAGPLSEISLLEVQHKIAAMHRVLDSALTPQENLF; encoded by the coding sequence ATGAGCAATGTGGACGTCATCATCCTGGGTTCGTCGTACCGCCTCGTCTGCAAGGAAGGCGAGGAGCGCGCGTTGCGCGAAGCCGCGGCATTGCTGGACAAGAAAATGACCGCCATCCGCGATACCGGCAAGGTCAAGGGCAACGACCGCATCGCCGTGATGGCCGCGCTGTCGATGGCGGCCGAATTCCTGACGGCGAAAGCGCCGGCCGGACCGCTGTCCGAGATTTCCCTGCTCGAGGTGCAGCACAAGATCGCCGCGATGCACCGGGTGCTCGACAGTGCGCTGACCCCGCAAGAAAATCTCTTCTGA
- a CDS encoding EVE domain-containing protein, with the protein MAKRYWLMKSEPDDVSFDDVLSAKDQTTSWYGVRNYQARNFIRDGMAVGDGVLFYHSSCAVPGIAGIAEIASAPYPDATQFDVESPYYDAKATRENPRWTGIDVKAVKKGRYLELKELRSHPALENMRLLAKGSRLSVMPVEPEEWRFILKLIG; encoded by the coding sequence ATGGCAAAACGGTACTGGTTGATGAAGTCCGAACCCGATGATGTGAGTTTCGACGACGTGCTGTCGGCCAAGGACCAGACCACGTCATGGTATGGCGTGCGCAACTACCAGGCCCGCAACTTCATCCGCGATGGCATGGCGGTTGGCGATGGCGTGCTGTTCTACCACTCCAGCTGCGCGGTGCCCGGTATCGCCGGCATCGCCGAAATCGCCAGCGCGCCGTACCCGGATGCCACGCAGTTCGACGTGGAGAGCCCGTATTACGACGCCAAGGCCACGCGGGAAAATCCCCGCTGGACCGGCATCGACGTGAAGGCCGTGAAGAAGGGGCGCTACCTGGAGTTGAAGGAATTGCGCAGCCACCCGGCGCTGGAAAACATGCGCCTGCTGGCCAAGGGCAGCAGGCTGTCCGTGATGCCGGTGGAGCCCGAAGAGTGGCGCTTCATCCTGAAGCTGATCGGCTGA
- the lgt gene encoding prolipoprotein diacylglyceryl transferase, whose amino-acid sequence MLIHPMPDPVALHVGPVAIHWYGLMYVLAFALFIALGRVRIRQPHIAALGWKNQDLDDMLFYGMLGVVLGGRLGEVIFYQPHLFATPLEIFKVWRGGMSFHGGFIGVLIAMWFWSRKAKRNLLDVYDFIAPMVPLGYAAGRLGNFINAELPGRVVSDPSLPWAMQWPDLHFPLLPDPVFLEGLRHPSPLYQMLVDGLLVFAILWPYARHARPRLAVGAMYTLLYGCARFFTEYFRTPDWETTVLGLPITSGQVLSLPMIMAAIAMLVWSYRRKVYGVAPTAAQAAG is encoded by the coding sequence ATGCTGATTCACCCGATGCCCGATCCCGTCGCCCTGCATGTCGGCCCGGTGGCGATCCACTGGTATGGCCTGATGTACGTGCTGGCGTTCGCGCTGTTCATCGCGCTGGGTCGCGTACGGATCAGGCAGCCGCACATCGCCGCATTAGGCTGGAAGAACCAGGACCTGGACGACATGCTGTTCTATGGCATGCTGGGCGTGGTGCTCGGCGGCCGGCTCGGCGAAGTGATCTTCTATCAGCCGCACTTGTTCGCCACGCCGCTGGAGATCTTCAAGGTCTGGCGTGGCGGCATGAGCTTCCATGGCGGGTTCATCGGCGTGCTGATCGCGATGTGGTTCTGGTCGCGCAAGGCAAAGCGCAACCTGCTGGACGTGTATGACTTCATCGCGCCGATGGTACCGCTCGGGTACGCGGCCGGGCGTCTCGGCAACTTCATCAACGCCGAACTGCCCGGCCGGGTGGTGAGCGATCCTTCGCTGCCGTGGGCCATGCAGTGGCCGGACCTGCATTTCCCGCTGCTGCCGGACCCGGTATTCCTGGAAGGCCTGCGCCATCCGTCGCCGCTCTACCAGATGCTGGTCGACGGCTTGCTGGTCTTTGCGATCCTGTGGCCCTATGCCCGCCATGCCCGCCCGCGCCTCGCGGTGGGTGCCATGTACACGCTGCTGTATGGCTGCGCGCGCTTCTTCACCGAATACTTCCGCACGCCGGACTGGGAAACCACGGTACTGGGCCTGCCCATCACGTCGGGCCAGGTGCTGTCGCTGCCGATGATCATGGCGGCCATCGCGATGCTCGTGTGGTCGTACCGGCGCAAAGTCTACGGCGTGGCACCGACGGCCGCACAGGCAGCCGGATAA
- a CDS encoding LysR family transcriptional regulator, whose protein sequence is MNVELRQLRYFVTVAEELHFGRAAKRLHMTQPPLSQTILALEDTLGALLFDRNRRGVALTAAGEALLPEARRLIAQAGELPGLVQRAASGATGKLVLAFVSSADYSVLPPSLRAYRAAFPQVRITLQEATSDLQLEELLHGRVDAGLLIPPLPEKAKAELDYLPVLNEPLILASPANLPELRGKHEASLRTLPPLPLIIFPRAISPSLYDAILAVFRAAGITPVIGQEAIQMQTIVSLVSAGMGIALVPQSVSNLRRPGVEYRPLAQATPLVETGLAWRRDNTSPVLKGFLDLMRKRL, encoded by the coding sequence ATGAACGTTGAACTCCGCCAGCTGCGCTACTTCGTCACAGTCGCCGAAGAGCTTCATTTCGGCCGCGCCGCGAAGCGCCTGCACATGACGCAACCGCCGCTGTCGCAAACGATCCTCGCGCTGGAAGACACGCTGGGCGCCCTGCTGTTCGACCGTAACCGCCGCGGCGTGGCACTGACCGCGGCCGGCGAAGCCCTGTTGCCCGAGGCGCGCCGGCTGATCGCGCAGGCCGGCGAGCTGCCGGGTCTCGTGCAGCGGGCCGCATCGGGCGCTACGGGCAAGCTGGTGCTGGCATTCGTGTCGTCGGCCGACTACAGCGTGCTGCCGCCTTCGCTGCGCGCCTACCGTGCCGCCTTTCCGCAGGTGCGGATCACGCTGCAGGAAGCCACCTCCGACCTGCAGCTGGAAGAACTGCTGCATGGCCGCGTCGATGCGGGCTTGCTGATCCCGCCACTGCCGGAAAAAGCAAAGGCCGAACTGGATTACCTGCCGGTGCTGAACGAGCCGCTGATCCTCGCGTCGCCAGCCAACCTGCCGGAGCTGCGCGGCAAGCATGAAGCCAGCCTGCGCACGCTGCCACCCCTGCCTTTGATCATCTTTCCGCGCGCGATATCTCCGAGCCTGTACGACGCGATCCTGGCCGTGTTCCGCGCCGCCGGCATCACACCCGTGATCGGGCAGGAAGCGATCCAGATGCAGACGATCGTGAGCCTGGTGTCGGCCGGCATGGGCATCGCACTTGTGCCACAATCGGTCTCCAACCTGCGCCGCCCGGGGGTAGAATACCGCCCGCTGGCGCAGGCCACGCCGCTCGTGGAAACGGGCCTGGCCTGGCGCCGCGACAATACTTCCCCCGTTCTCAAGGGCTTCCTGGACTTGATGAGAAAGAGACTCTGA